The sequence below is a genomic window from Leptospira dzoumogneensis.
ATCTAAACTGGCCGGAACAGATCCTATTTGCAGTTTATAATTCAAGAGAAAGTTCTAATTTTCCAGAACGGTATTCAAAATCGGATCTGGATTTTTTTGCAGAGCAAGGACTTCCGGATCAAAGAAGGAAAAACTTATGCGTTATCTCTCTTTGATAGTAGGACTTCTCCTTTTATGAAAAGACCTAATAAGATCCAGAATAGGATCACCACCTCGTCATCCTGGAAATAACATTGGAACAAACCTGAGACAAAAAATCCGATGAGTCCATAAAAGAATAATATGATCTGAAAATCTTGCTTAGATTGAAATAGATATGCGATCAGGATCGCTCCCAGTCCTAAATAGATCAAAACGGCAGGGATCCCAAACACGGAAGCCAGATGGAAATAATCGTTATGAGCATGTCCCCTTTGTGTGACTTCGTAGAAATAAGCAAGTTCGGAATATTCTTCCGAATGAGCGATCCGTACCTTCTCTATTTCTTTATTATAATTCCCGGGGCCAACTCCTATAATTGGATGCTCCTGAATGAGTGGAAAACTAGAATCCCAAATAAATGTTCTTCCGGAATCGGTATGTTTTTCTTTTCCGAAAAGCGGACCGATTACTTTTTTACCCGCAGGACTAAATGCGAGAATCAGTCCTATTAAAAACAAAAGTCCTAAAAAGAGGGAAGCTCCCTTGACCAAAAAGGATCTTGAAAATTCTTTTCTGATGAAGAATAAATGGACTCCCGCAAAAAAGATACTCACTCCGGCTCCGATCATACTGGATCTTGCTTGGTTCAGTAAAAATACTAGGCAGTATAAAAAGAGCAGGATTCCTGCTATCAGTATCCTCTTTTTATCGCCTTGGATCAAAGTTCTTAAAAAACCGAACACCACAAATGCGGAGAAAAATTGTAATAATCCACCGAAGGTCAAATGAGTGTTCATCAAACCTATGGAGATATAAAGAGGAATAGAAGAAAGTGAACCTAATGGATGAGTGAATCTATAACTGCTGGAAGTTTTGTACAGATCGCTGATCAGCCTGGAGAGCCGGACTGGAGTGAAACCTCCTGCAACTCCAGTAAATACTAGGATCAAAAAAAG
It includes:
- a CDS encoding O-antigen ligase family protein, coding for MNEFLKKAHLFCLLATIPSIGISVSLSQGFLVLSFFFGLADQLRSGNWKEILPNHPVSKISISLFLWYGIVFLVHLVFDNSTGYTKAAWNGELKDFFLFFGLLSVGFTTKEDLPKIYRALFWLFLILVFTGVAGGFTPVRLSRLISDLYKTSSSYRFTHPLGSLSSIPLYISIGLMNTHLTFGGLLQFFSAFVVFGFLRTLIQGDKKRILIAGILLFLYCLVFLLNQARSSMIGAGVSIFFAGVHLFFIRKEFSRSFLVKGASLFLGLLFLIGLILAFSPAGKKVIGPLFGKEKHTDSGRTFIWDSSFPLIQEHPIIGVGPGNYNKEIEKVRIAHSEEYSELAYFYEVTQRGHAHNDYFHLASVFGIPAVLIYLGLGAILIAYLFQSKQDFQIILFFYGLIGFFVSGLFQCYFQDDEVVILFWILLGLFIKGEVLLSKRDNA